In Anaerolineae bacterium, the genomic stretch CCGACCGGCGCGCCCTACGCCAGCATAATCTCTCTATTCGCCAATTTAATATTTTGTATCACCTTAACCAGAACCAGGGCATGAGCATCAACGACTTGAGCCGTTGCCTGCTGTGCGATAAAAGCAATACCACCCGCCTGGTAGAACGGATGAAGCAAGAAGGCTTAGTTACCCGCGAGCGCGACACCCAGGACCGGCGTTACGTTTCGGTGAGACTCACCG encodes the following:
- a CDS encoding MarR family transcriptional regulator — its product is MESASITLYRLLTEVFILLDDADRRALRQHNLSIRQFNILYHLNQNQGMSINDLSRCLLCDKSNTTRLVERMKQEGLVTRERDTQDRRYVSVRLTETGVRLRESAIAAHQTSIEERFKTLLPTEQAALNQLLVHLRDSLREHISQIQ